The proteins below come from a single Halomonas binhaiensis genomic window:
- a CDS encoding 6-phosphofructokinase, which yields MAQHNAFYAQSGGVTAVINASACGVIEACRRNSDRIGKVYAGHNGIIGALTEDLIDVNQESDETIAALRHTPGGAFGSCRYKLKDIDSHRAQYERLIEVFKAHDIRYFFYNGGGDSADTCLKVSQLSEKMGYPLTAIHVPKTVDNDLPITDNCPGFGSVAKYIATSTLEASLDIASMCATSTKVFVLEVMGRHAGWIAAAGGLAGQGEGEPPHLIIFPEVPFDRRKVMERVEYAVKHYGYCVIVVSEGARYEDGTFLADSGNTDAFGHRQLGGVAPTLAGMVKQDLGYKYHWAVADYLQRAARHLGAKTDVEQAYAVGEKAVELALAGQNSMMPAIKRISDAPYQWQIEAAPLAEVANREKFMPPEFISADGFGISDACRSYLSPLIQGEDFPPFENGLPKVAKLKLARVEKRLPEFSL from the coding sequence ATGGCTCAGCACAACGCCTTCTACGCCCAGTCCGGTGGTGTCACTGCCGTGATCAATGCCAGTGCCTGTGGCGTCATTGAAGCCTGTCGCCGTAACAGTGACCGCATTGGCAAGGTATACGCCGGCCATAACGGTATCATCGGCGCTCTCACCGAAGACCTGATCGACGTCAACCAGGAGAGCGACGAAACCATCGCGGCCCTGCGCCACACTCCGGGCGGTGCCTTTGGCTCCTGCCGCTACAAGCTCAAGGACATCGACAGCCATCGTGCCCAGTACGAGCGCCTGATCGAAGTCTTCAAGGCCCATGACATCCGCTACTTCTTCTACAACGGTGGCGGAGACAGCGCAGACACATGCCTCAAGGTGTCTCAGCTGTCTGAGAAGATGGGATATCCGCTGACCGCCATCCATGTGCCGAAGACTGTCGATAACGATCTGCCGATCACCGACAACTGCCCTGGCTTCGGCAGCGTGGCCAAGTACATTGCCACCTCCACTCTCGAAGCTTCCCTGGACATCGCCTCCATGTGCGCCACGTCCACCAAGGTATTCGTGCTCGAGGTCATGGGACGCCATGCTGGCTGGATTGCAGCCGCCGGCGGCCTGGCTGGCCAAGGCGAAGGCGAACCTCCGCATCTGATCATCTTCCCTGAGGTTCCCTTCGATCGTCGCAAGGTCATGGAGCGGGTCGAGTACGCAGTGAAGCACTATGGCTACTGCGTGATCGTGGTCTCCGAAGGTGCCCGTTACGAAGACGGGACCTTCCTGGCCGACTCCGGCAACACCGATGCGTTCGGCCATCGCCAACTGGGCGGGGTTGCTCCTACCTTGGCGGGCATGGTCAAGCAGGACCTCGGCTACAAGTATCATTGGGCGGTAGCCGACTATCTGCAGCGTGCGGCTCGTCACCTTGGCGCCAAGACCGATGTGGAGCAGGCCTATGCCGTGGGCGAAAAAGCCGTAGAGCTGGCTCTGGCCGGCCAGAACTCCATGATGCCTGCCATCAAGCGCATCAGCGATGCTCCCTACCAGTGGCAGATCGAAGCGGCTCCCCTGGCAGAGGTCGCCAACCGCGAAAAGTTCATGCCGCCGGAATTCATCAGTGCAGATGGCTTCGGTATTTCCGATGCCTGCCGCTCCTACCTGTCTCCGCTGATTCAGGGCGAGGATTTCCCTCCCTTTGAAAACGGCCTGCCCAAGGTCGCCAAGCTCAAGCTTGCCCGCGTTGAAAAACGCCTTCCGGAATTCTCTCTGTAA
- the mpl gene encoding UDP-N-acetylmuramate:L-alanyl-gamma-D-glutamyl-meso-diaminopimelate ligase has protein sequence MHLHIVGICGTFMGSLALLARELGHQVSGSDANVYPPMSTQLEEAGIALMSGYGADNLVPRPDLVIIGNALSRGNAEVEAVLDEGMAYVSGAQWLSEHVLPGRPVIAIAGTHGKTTTASLTAWILESAGLNPGFLIGGVPRNFGVSARLGDPEGPFVVEADEYDTAFFDKRSKFVHYRPTVAVMGNLEFDHADIFPDLAAIERQFHHLVRTVPSKGCLLVADGEPALDRVLAQGAWTPIERFGTQPDSAWRIELEREDASRFRVIHRLEDGSEEDAVVDWSLTGTYNARNALAALAASAHFRVDLARSAAALSRFETPRRRQEVRGEVAGIQVIDDFAHHPTAIQATLEGLRAATQRGRVLAVIEPRSNTMRLGTLSSRLADSVASADAVWWYQPEGLDWSLDRVIAESPVPATCLGDIDALVAAVVAEARPYDRIVVMSNGGFEGIHERLLQALETAHD, from the coding sequence ATGCATCTTCATATTGTCGGAATCTGCGGAACCTTCATGGGCAGTCTGGCCCTGCTGGCGCGAGAGTTGGGTCACCAGGTCAGTGGCTCGGATGCCAATGTCTATCCTCCCATGAGTACCCAGCTGGAAGAGGCTGGCATTGCTCTGATGTCAGGCTATGGCGCCGATAATCTGGTTCCGCGGCCTGATCTGGTGATCATCGGCAATGCGCTGTCGAGGGGCAATGCCGAGGTGGAAGCAGTGCTTGATGAAGGGATGGCCTATGTCTCCGGTGCACAGTGGCTTTCTGAGCATGTGTTGCCCGGCCGGCCTGTGATTGCCATTGCTGGAACTCATGGCAAGACCACGACAGCCAGCCTCACTGCCTGGATCCTGGAAAGTGCAGGCCTGAACCCAGGTTTCCTGATTGGCGGTGTGCCACGTAACTTCGGTGTTTCAGCCCGGCTTGGCGATCCCGAAGGTCCATTCGTGGTAGAGGCCGACGAGTACGACACAGCCTTCTTCGACAAGCGCTCCAAGTTCGTTCATTACCGGCCAACTGTGGCGGTAATGGGCAACCTGGAGTTCGATCATGCTGATATCTTCCCCGACCTGGCAGCCATCGAACGCCAGTTTCACCATCTGGTGCGTACAGTGCCGAGCAAGGGGTGTCTGCTGGTTGCGGATGGTGAACCGGCTTTGGACCGTGTGCTGGCGCAGGGAGCATGGACACCCATCGAGCGTTTTGGCACTCAGCCTGATTCAGCATGGAGAATCGAGCTGGAGCGCGAGGACGCCAGCCGTTTTCGAGTCATCCATCGCCTGGAAGATGGTAGCGAGGAGGACGCTGTGGTGGACTGGTCGCTGACAGGCACTTACAACGCTCGCAATGCGCTGGCGGCATTGGCGGCATCGGCACATTTCAGGGTTGATCTGGCGCGCAGTGCGGCGGCCTTGTCTCGCTTCGAGACTCCGCGCCGGCGCCAGGAAGTGCGTGGTGAAGTGGCGGGTATTCAGGTCATTGATGATTTTGCCCATCACCCTACTGCCATTCAGGCAACCCTGGAAGGCTTGCGGGCAGCGACACAGCGAGGCCGGGTTCTGGCCGTGATCGAGCCGCGTTCAAATACCATGCGTCTGGGAACGCTCAGTTCACGCCTTGCGGACAGCGTGGCGAGTGCCGATGCAGTATGGTGGTATCAACCAGAGGGCCTGGACTGGTCACTGGATAGGGTGATTGCCGAGTCGCCGGTGCCGGCGACCTGCCTTGGTGACATTGATGCGTTGGTCGCCGCTGTAGTGGCAGAGGCCCGACCCTATGATCGTATCGTGGTGATGTCCAATGGAGGCTTCGAGGGCATTCACGAACGTCTATTGCAGGCATTGGAGACTGCCCATGATTGA
- a CDS encoding flavin prenyltransferase UbiX: protein MIDASPKPSMTEGFNAPISVALTGASGAQYGLRLIEMLVAAKHEVWVMVSKAAHMVIATETDEALPARPERLAEVLEKRYGATPGQLRCFAREDWMAPVASGSGAAAAMVICPCSTGTLSAVATGASNNLIERAADVALKERRKLVLVPRETPLSAIHLEHMLSLTRMGAVILPAAPGFYHQPKCVEDMVDFIVARILNQLGIEQQLVPRWGDD from the coding sequence ATGATTGACGCCTCGCCCAAGCCGTCGATGACGGAGGGCTTCAATGCTCCCATCAGCGTGGCCCTGACGGGTGCCTCCGGGGCGCAGTATGGGCTGCGCCTGATAGAAATGCTGGTGGCGGCAAAGCATGAAGTCTGGGTGATGGTATCCAAGGCGGCCCATATGGTCATTGCCACGGAAACCGATGAGGCTTTGCCTGCCAGGCCGGAGCGTCTGGCTGAAGTGCTGGAAAAGCGCTATGGGGCGACGCCAGGACAGCTGCGCTGCTTTGCTCGTGAGGACTGGATGGCTCCCGTCGCTTCGGGGTCCGGGGCTGCTGCGGCCATGGTCATCTGTCCGTGCTCGACTGGCACTCTGTCGGCAGTGGCGACGGGGGCAAGCAATAATCTGATAGAGCGGGCGGCTGATGTGGCACTCAAGGAGCGTCGCAAGCTGGTGCTGGTGCCGCGAGAAACTCCGCTGTCCGCAATTCATCTCGAGCATATGTTGAGCCTGACGCGCATGGGAGCCGTGATCCTGCCAGCGGCACCGGGCTTCTATCATCAACCGAAGTGCGTTGAAGATATGGTCGACTTCATTGTGGCTCGCATACTTAACCAGTTGGGTATCGAACAGCAACTGGTGCCTCGTTGGGGGGATGATTGA
- a CDS encoding LysE family translocator encodes MPSLAVLSVFVPTFLFVSLTPGMCMTLAMVLGMTQGVKRALWMMIGELLGVGLVAFAAGAGVAALMLKLPAMFAVFKWVGGAYLFYLGIQMWRSRGRMAIPDDLSDVAPTARKELAMQGFVTAVANPKGWAFFVALLPPFLDATRPFIGQLLVLIVMILAIEFCALMLYASGGKSLRHLLAKGGNVRLLNRVAGTLMLGVGLWLALG; translated from the coding sequence ATGCCTTCTTTGGCGGTGCTGTCTGTCTTCGTCCCTACCTTTCTATTCGTTTCTCTGACACCAGGGATGTGCATGACCCTGGCGATGGTGCTGGGCATGACCCAGGGGGTGAAGCGTGCCCTGTGGATGATGATTGGTGAGTTGCTGGGTGTTGGCCTGGTGGCTTTTGCTGCAGGGGCGGGTGTGGCTGCGTTGATGCTCAAGTTGCCGGCCATGTTTGCCGTGTTCAAGTGGGTTGGCGGTGCCTATCTGTTCTACCTGGGCATACAGATGTGGCGTTCAAGAGGCCGCATGGCCATTCCCGACGACCTCTCTGACGTGGCCCCTACAGCCCGCAAGGAACTGGCCATGCAGGGGTTTGTCACGGCGGTTGCCAATCCCAAGGGGTGGGCCTTTTTCGTGGCGCTTCTGCCTCCTTTTCTTGATGCCACACGCCCTTTTATAGGGCAGTTGCTGGTGTTGATCGTGATGATCCTTGCCATCGAGTTCTGTGCCTTGATGTTATATGCCAGTGGTGGCAAGAGCCTGCGCCATCTGCTGGCCAAGGGCGGTAACGTACGTTTGCTCAACCGTGTCGCAGGCACGTTGATGTTAGGCGTAGGGTTGTGGCTGGCGCTTGGCTGA
- a CDS encoding bifunctional DedA family/phosphatase PAP2 family protein, giving the protein MQVDLGNWLYQMMPSPGVLLALIITIALVESLALIGLLVPGVVLITAAASLAGHYEIALIWVIACAFLGAIIGDGASYTLGYRYRDQVTSMWPLSKHPEWLERGKRFFDHHGPLSVLLGRFVGPVRPIVPLIAGIMHMPPATFTWANVGSAVLWAPAYVLPGYFLGSTWDQWQALPKALNPWLIGLGITVVVLALLFSLVRHHANPEGLLYRGLAWLTARLPGGDKLWRILAPHHEDEPPLASWLLLLGSLAGLSAWTLIVLDADGPMPMDARLNAIVSGLDLPLLPTFSEVMAKTGDMLGITIIALPWLAWLLVKRHWAALGHVLSALLGVAALNTLGKELIGRARPDTPDYLANSFSYPSAHTSASVVVFGLAATFIAQALPRHQRYWPYWAAILIVVPMALSRITLGVHWLSDLIGGSLLGLVVCAMTQLAWLRQERKPLSPCPLPALLLASLLLVCARVLWLPPV; this is encoded by the coding sequence ATGCAAGTGGATCTAGGGAACTGGCTGTACCAGATGATGCCATCTCCAGGCGTACTTCTGGCATTGATCATCACAATCGCCTTGGTGGAGTCACTGGCACTGATTGGCCTGCTGGTACCTGGCGTGGTCCTGATCACGGCTGCTGCGTCCCTGGCCGGGCACTACGAGATCGCACTGATCTGGGTGATAGCCTGTGCCTTCTTAGGCGCCATCATCGGCGACGGTGCCAGCTATACACTCGGCTATCGCTACCGCGATCAGGTCACTTCCATGTGGCCCTTGTCGAAACATCCTGAATGGTTGGAACGAGGCAAACGCTTCTTCGATCACCATGGCCCGCTTTCGGTACTCTTGGGCCGTTTCGTCGGCCCCGTACGTCCCATCGTGCCGTTGATAGCCGGCATCATGCACATGCCGCCAGCCACTTTCACCTGGGCCAATGTAGGATCGGCAGTGCTATGGGCGCCGGCTTACGTGCTGCCAGGCTACTTTCTCGGCAGCACCTGGGACCAGTGGCAGGCACTTCCGAAGGCTCTGAATCCCTGGCTCATTGGCCTGGGCATTACCGTCGTGGTGCTTGCCCTGCTGTTTTCTCTGGTGCGGCATCATGCCAACCCGGAGGGACTGCTCTATCGCGGCCTGGCTTGGCTAACCGCCCGCCTGCCAGGTGGTGACAAGCTATGGCGCATCCTGGCCCCTCATCATGAGGACGAGCCACCTCTTGCCAGTTGGCTGCTGTTACTCGGCTCCCTGGCCGGGCTATCTGCCTGGACCCTGATCGTACTGGATGCTGATGGCCCCATGCCCATGGACGCGCGGCTGAATGCCATCGTCAGCGGCCTCGACCTACCATTACTGCCGACATTTTCGGAAGTCATGGCCAAGACCGGTGACATGCTCGGCATTACGATCATCGCATTGCCCTGGCTGGCCTGGTTGCTTGTGAAACGCCATTGGGCAGCCCTGGGCCATGTTCTATCTGCCCTATTAGGCGTTGCCGCCCTCAATACACTGGGCAAGGAACTAATCGGTAGAGCAAGACCCGACACGCCAGATTATCTAGCCAATTCCTTCTCTTATCCCAGTGCCCACACCTCGGCCAGCGTAGTGGTCTTCGGCCTGGCAGCCACTTTCATCGCCCAGGCCCTGCCGCGACACCAGCGCTATTGGCCATATTGGGCAGCCATTCTGATCGTGGTGCCCATGGCCCTGTCACGCATTACCTTGGGAGTGCATTGGTTGAGTGACCTGATCGGCGGCAGCTTGCTTGGCCTGGTGGTTTGCGCCATGACGCAACTGGCGTGGTTACGTCAGGAGCGCAAGCCTCTCTCGCCCTGCCCCCTGCCTGCTCTGCTGCTTGCTTCACTGCTGCTGGTCTGTGCAAGAGTGTTGTGGCTACCACCCGTCTAA
- a CDS encoding diguanylate cyclase domain-containing protein: MTDHPHWAPELRAAAGIVATLMLAGLSIWHYLVGDYRLIALPAAVACLLLITTLSTLRRPTRTMDYLLLVCGYLVTFMQLPTLDDFHTLWLCALVVFNLMLLPLSPLLTLALNLVLMPAWIVRLEGSFAAWNHTQPYLTMVAIVALCGWEFQRQRALARATDPNDPDCDAVNHHTLHERLEGEVDRARHLEQGLVVLILHLPQLDITSEQFGPRAQLSQLDLLCRAVRSRCRDHDILGRQNHADFWLVLPNTSESGALLVLKRLEQMLDNIRLTDTIPVTLCSCLCTLRPGETWPDFEQRLEKSTFDLNISCHSGTQALTPSS, from the coding sequence ATGACCGACCATCCTCACTGGGCTCCCGAGTTACGAGCTGCAGCCGGTATCGTTGCCACACTAATGCTGGCAGGGTTGTCAATCTGGCACTATCTCGTCGGCGACTACCGACTGATTGCCCTGCCAGCAGCGGTAGCTTGCCTGCTGCTGATCACCACTCTCAGCACGTTGCGCCGGCCTACACGCACCATGGATTATTTGCTGTTGGTCTGCGGTTACCTGGTCACCTTCATGCAGCTCCCGACCCTGGACGACTTCCACACCTTGTGGCTATGCGCCCTGGTAGTATTCAACCTGATGCTCCTGCCGCTATCGCCCTTGCTGACACTGGCCCTGAATCTGGTGCTGATGCCAGCATGGATCGTCCGCCTGGAGGGCAGTTTCGCCGCATGGAATCACACCCAGCCCTACCTGACCATGGTGGCCATCGTTGCGCTATGTGGCTGGGAGTTCCAACGCCAGCGGGCTTTGGCCCGGGCAACCGATCCAAACGACCCCGACTGCGACGCAGTCAATCACCACACTCTGCACGAGCGCCTGGAGGGAGAGGTCGACAGGGCACGGCACCTGGAACAAGGCCTGGTCGTGTTGATTCTGCACCTTCCTCAACTGGACATTACCAGCGAGCAATTCGGCCCCAGGGCCCAACTGTCACAGCTCGATTTACTATGCCGGGCCGTGCGTTCCCGTTGCCGCGACCATGATATTCTCGGTCGCCAGAATCACGCCGATTTCTGGCTGGTCCTGCCTAACACGTCAGAAAGTGGTGCACTGCTGGTACTCAAGCGCCTGGAGCAGATGCTGGACAATATCCGGCTTACCGATACTATCCCCGTGACCTTATGCTCATGTCTGTGTACCCTGCGCCCGGGTGAAACCTGGCCTGACTTCGAACAGCGCCTGGAAAAGAGCACCTTCGACCTGAACATCTCCTGTCATAGCGGAACGCAAGCGCTCACGCCATCTTCTTGA
- a CDS encoding glutamate-5-semialdehyde dehydrogenase, whose translation MTAQANANDAITQVADVDAYMTQLGQSARDAATQLRRASTAVKNQALLAVAAHLLAARELIKAANAQDLERGRDKGLDAALLDRLALNDARIDAMIEGLHQVAALPDPVGEIDGLRTLPSGIELGQMRVPLGVIGIIYESRPNVTLDAASLCLKSGNACILRGGSEANASNIALSECITKGLADVGLPAAAVQMVETTDRAAVGRLIAMPEYVDVIIPRGGKSLIERISSDARVPVIKHLDGICHVYVDASADLDKAEAIVINAKTHRYGVCNAMETLLVDEPVAAQLLPRLAAAYLEHGVELRGCERACAIVPQMNAASDEDWATEYLAPILSIRVVDGIEEAMAHIERYSSRHTDAIVTESYTLARRFLAEVDSSSVMVNASTRFADGFEYGLGAEIGISTDRLHVRGPVGLEGLTTRKYVVMGDGQIRQ comes from the coding sequence ATGACCGCCCAAGCCAACGCCAATGATGCCATCACCCAGGTCGCCGATGTTGACGCCTACATGACACAACTGGGCCAGTCGGCTCGTGATGCGGCTACTCAGCTTCGTCGCGCCAGCACTGCCGTCAAGAATCAGGCTCTGCTGGCCGTCGCCGCACACCTGCTTGCAGCTCGTGAGCTGATCAAGGCTGCCAATGCCCAGGACCTTGAGCGTGGTCGAGACAAAGGTCTGGATGCTGCGCTTCTTGATCGCCTGGCACTGAATGATGCGCGCATTGATGCCATGATTGAAGGCCTGCATCAAGTCGCGGCCTTGCCTGACCCTGTGGGCGAGATCGATGGCTTGCGTACACTCCCTAGTGGTATTGAGCTGGGTCAGATGCGTGTTCCTCTGGGTGTCATTGGCATCATCTACGAGTCGCGCCCCAACGTCACTCTGGATGCGGCCAGCCTGTGCCTGAAGTCGGGCAATGCCTGCATACTGCGTGGCGGCTCCGAAGCCAATGCTTCAAATATTGCATTGAGTGAGTGTATTACGAAAGGCCTGGCAGATGTTGGATTGCCTGCAGCCGCCGTACAGATGGTGGAAACCACTGATCGCGCCGCGGTTGGTCGCCTGATTGCGATGCCTGAGTACGTGGATGTCATTATTCCGCGGGGCGGCAAGTCATTGATCGAGCGCATATCCTCCGATGCCCGGGTGCCGGTGATAAAGCACCTGGACGGAATCTGCCATGTCTATGTGGATGCTAGCGCTGACCTGGACAAGGCTGAAGCCATTGTGATCAATGCCAAGACGCATCGTTATGGTGTGTGTAACGCCATGGAAACCTTGCTGGTGGATGAACCTGTTGCAGCACAACTGCTGCCACGCCTGGCAGCGGCATATCTCGAGCACGGCGTCGAGTTGCGTGGTTGTGAACGAGCCTGTGCCATTGTGCCGCAAATGAATGCGGCGAGTGATGAGGATTGGGCCACCGAGTATCTGGCCCCCATACTGTCCATTCGCGTCGTCGACGGCATTGAAGAGGCCATGGCACATATTGAGCGCTATAGCTCGCGCCATACCGATGCCATTGTCACCGAGAGTTATACCCTGGCACGGCGTTTCCTGGCGGAAGTCGATTCCAGTTCAGTGATGGTCAACGCTTCGACACGCTTTGCCGATGGCTTCGAATATGGCCTGGGCGCCGAGATCGGCATTTCTACTGATCGCCTGCATGTGCGCGGTCCTGTGGGCCTTGAAGGTCTTACTACGCGCAAGTATGTGGTGATGGGCGATGGACAGATTCGCCAGTGA
- the nadD gene encoding nicotinate-nucleotide adenylyltransferase, with protein sequence MLGGTFDPVHLGHLRTAVELREVLGLHGVHMIPAAQPPLRDQPQVSPEQRLALLRLGIGDTPGVVADPLELERAGPSYSADTLAVLRRRYGNDACLVMALGHDAFLKLAGWHEPERLFELANLVVVDRPDHGSPLPPALRTLLAGREVESVEALMARPYGRLLRLCLPSRMAISATFVRERLARGGSVRYLLAEAVEAEIQAKGLYLQCDCREG encoded by the coding sequence ATGCTTGGCGGTACCTTCGATCCCGTTCATCTAGGCCATCTGCGCACTGCTGTCGAGCTGCGCGAGGTGCTGGGGTTGCACGGTGTTCATATGATTCCTGCAGCCCAGCCACCCCTGCGTGATCAGCCACAAGTATCCCCTGAGCAGCGCCTGGCCTTGCTGCGCCTGGGCATTGGCGATACACCTGGGGTCGTGGCTGATCCTCTGGAGCTCGAGCGGGCAGGACCTTCCTATAGCGCTGATACCTTGGCGGTGCTGCGTCGCCGCTATGGGAACGATGCGTGTCTGGTCATGGCGCTGGGCCATGATGCCTTTCTCAAGCTGGCTGGCTGGCACGAACCAGAGCGCCTGTTCGAGCTGGCCAACTTGGTGGTGGTCGATCGGCCGGATCATGGCAGCCCTCTGCCGCCGGCCTTGCGTACCTTGCTTGCGGGTCGTGAAGTGGAGAGTGTCGAGGCGCTGATGGCACGCCCTTATGGTCGACTGCTGCGCCTGTGCCTGCCGTCGCGCATGGCGATTTCCGCGACTTTTGTGCGTGAGCGGCTGGCACGAGGAGGCAGCGTCAGATACCTGCTAGCAGAGGCAGTGGAGGCAGAAATCCAGGCCAAGGGACTTTATCTGCAATGCGATTGCCGAGAAGGGTGA
- the rsfS gene encoding ribosome silencing factor, whose amino-acid sequence MQIDALKTLVIEALEDVKANDITMLDVSRLTSVTDWMVVASGTSSRHISALANSVITAAKENGVPPLGVEGENGADWVLVDLGDLVVHLMLPQTRELYDLERLWADLPTDSTDVGAGECAEDGAEEVGEEVKA is encoded by the coding sequence ATGCAGATCGACGCTTTAAAAACACTGGTTATCGAGGCGCTTGAAGATGTCAAAGCCAATGACATCACTATGCTCGATGTTTCCCGTCTGACAAGTGTCACCGATTGGATGGTGGTGGCCAGTGGTACTTCCAGCCGCCATATCTCGGCACTGGCTAACAGCGTGATCACAGCAGCCAAGGAGAATGGTGTTCCTCCCCTGGGGGTCGAGGGCGAAAATGGTGCCGACTGGGTGCTGGTCGACCTTGGCGACCTGGTGGTGCACCTGATGTTGCCGCAGACTCGCGAACTCTATGACCTGGAACGCCTGTGGGCGGACCTTCCTACGGACAGTACGGATGTCGGTGCGGGGGAGTGTGCCGAAGACGGTGCTGAAGAAGTCGGGGAAGAGGTCAAGGCATGA